One Gossypium hirsutum isolate 1008001.06 chromosome A08, Gossypium_hirsutum_v2.1, whole genome shotgun sequence genomic window, tagttgtcatatgaattaaattaattgttgaattactttaatttgataattaaatattaaacacattatatgtacaaattttttgtacacaaatagagaacatagatataattaatatatgaatttgattcatacaaaatattaattgtatatattttacctaatttattaatataaacaattatattaattaattttggtcaaaatataaaagacatgaaaattaatattcttttggaaataatataattaatatatgaatttgattcatacaaaatattaattgtatatattttaccaaatttattaatataaacaattatattaattaattttggtcaaaatataaaagccatagaaattaatattcttttggaaagaatataattaatatatgaatttgattcatacaaaatattatttgtatttattttaccaaatttattaatataaaaagttatattaattaattttgatcaaaatataaaagacatggaaattaatattcttttggaaagaatataaataattatgtatttgattcatacaaaatattaattgtatatattttaccgaatttattaatataagtagttatattaattaattttggtcaaaatataaaaggcatagaaattaatattcttttggaaagaatataattcctttttctaactttccatttgccTTCTCTATTAATAAAGGAAtaatcctcattttcttttttaatatgtgatatcaaagaggataaaatgatgataatccATTAATCTATCAAGGTtaccaacttaataatttaaaagttctaGCAACTGTTTTTAATTCTCTCTGAAAAGTTTAAGAGAAAGTGtctatttgcttttttttttgggtttgcTACGTAGAGGCCAGGACGTTTTTGTTGTGGCTTGGAATCGACATCAAATCAGTTGCATCCTTTCAACGTTTTTATTAAAGAAGGAATATTTCAAACTTATTTCAACCCGATTCGTACCTTGTACATGGATCCTTAGTTGTGAATCACCACAATATTTTTTTGCTGCACCACGGGGAGTACCAACGATCTCAACAGTGGTATCAAAGCGACTTGTACGATATGGGTTCaggattaaatttattagttGATGCGATTGTATGCGATACATgttgtatactatgtttgatatGCACAGTGTTTGGAAATGTATGGTTATAGCCCGATAacccatttaatttattatttgcaaaggttgtaattttataaatacgatCCGCGTGTCGTGCTTCTTTATATTTCTCTTGTACTTTTCTTCTCATTTTACTCCCTTGTATATAAAATGAGTTTCTATAACTGTACGAGTTGATATGGACTAGAGGAAAAGAAGGTTAGGCTACCTAAAGTGAAAAGAAGCTTGAGAAGTGACATAAACCCTTAGGATTCCCTACGGTTTTCCCTTTGGCTTGGGAGGAACCACTTTAGTTTTATGGGCTATAGccattgaatttatttaatgCTTTATATGTTTCTTGTATATGATACAATTGATGATATGTTAGCATGCATGTTATAGGATATTGATAAGatcaataaaaagattaaatgaaCAAATGTTGATCACTAATGGTGaggttaatttaatttaaaaacccctcaataaaatattaagttaagattTCCTTCCAATATTTATCCTCATTAAAGTCTCGATCGATACAATGTGGGTTCTGCTAAAGCAAAATACATGTATCTGTCTTGGTCAAACGCGAAGAATAAGCAAGTGATATTCGCCGGTTATGATATTGGTTAATAACTTTACTAGGTTACTTTAACAGGATTAAATACAAGAGATTTGGATAAATTATGAGATGATTGGAACAAAATAGAGGAGTTACATGTGATGTAATTAGTATGTGTTGCTCACCTAagtaaccataatcttgagagtaaagccaaagttGACTTAACAAGAGgtgaaatatgtatttttatccaCTAGAAAATTTTAGAGAAAGTTTTTCCAGAATTAAAAAATGAGGGTTactaattttgaataaaatagtgggaGCATCATTTAATaaaagtccttttaatgattataataaaattgGTAAATGTACTCATGAGCATATTTCATTATTGTAGATTAATTATGACAAATAACACAAGTTCTTTATCATTGCGATCGatccttgagaaggacaagttgAATGGTTTCAACTTCCTTGACTGGTttcgtaacttgaggattgtcctcaaacaataATAGAAATTACATGTCATTGAAGAACCTGTTCCTTATGAACTAATAACTAATGCCTCTAGAGTTGACAAGGATGTTTATAAGAAGCATCTTGATGACATGTTAGACATAGGATGTCTAATGCTTGCCACCATGACTCCTGAGCTTCAAAAGCAACATGAGGATATGGTTACCTATGATATGATCAAGCACCTCAAGGAATTACATGAGGGGCAAGCATGTCAAGAAAGGTACAAGGGCTCTAAAGCTCTATTTTGATACAAAATGGTGGAGGGAACTCCTGTGGGAACTCATGTTCTCAAGATGATAGACTATATTGAAAGCCTTGAAAAACTAGGATTCCCTCTTTGTGTGGAGTTGGCAACTGATGTCATCCTGCAATCATTGCCGGATAGTTTTAGCCAAATTTTCCTTAATTTCAACATGAATAAGATTAATAAGACTTTGCCACAGTTGCTTAACATGTTACAAAATGCTGAAAGTAACATGAAAAAGgttaggcctaagcccattctAATGGTCCGCATGGACAAGAGAAAAGGAAAGGCAAAGCCTAAGGACAATGCCAAGTCCAAGCCCAACAAATGAAAAGCTGCATTGAAATCTAAAAGAAGAATTACTAAGAAAGGAAAATGTTTCCATTGTGGTAAGACCGGACATTGGAAGAGGAACTGCCTTGCCTATCTTGAAGAGGTCAAGAAGGCAAAGGAAAACGAAGCGTCTGCTTtaagtatttatgttattgatattaatttataaacATCTACTTTTTCGGTATTAGATACCAAATGTGGTTATCATATTTTTACCTCTGTACAGGGACTACAAAGAAGTAGGAATCTGGCTAAATGAGATGTTGACCTACGGGTTGGGAATGGAGCAAGAGTTGTTGCATTAGCTGTAGGAACTCATATTTTATAATTACCTAGTGGACTTGATTTAATTTTAGAGGATTGTTTttttgtgcccagtttgactaaaaacattatttcaatttcttgtttagacaaaattggttttgagataattattaagaagaaTTGTTATTCATTTTATcttaataatgttttctatggttcagCACAATTAGTAATTGGCctctacattttagatcaagatagatccatttataacataaatactaATAGATAAAAACTAAATGACTCTAATCAAACTTATTTTTGGCATTTTCGTTTAGGTCATATAAGTGAGAAGTGCATATCAAAGCTccataaagatgatattttgaattcttttgtATTTGAAcaattgaatatatgtgattcCTGCTTgttgggtaaaatgactaaaactccttttaatagtaaaagtgagcgagctagtgatttattgagCTTAATACATAGTGATGTATGTGGGCCAATGAACACACAAGCCAGAGAAGGTTTTCAAAACTTCATTACTTTAACTGAAGACTTTAGTAGATATAAGTATACTTATCTTATGTTCCATAAATCTGAAGCCCTTGAAAATTTCAAGGAAtttaaaaatgaagtacaaaaccaAGTAGATAAAACTATTAAGGCACTTTGGTCAAATTAAAGAGGAGAGTACTGAAGCTTAGAGTTTGATAAGTTTTTAAaggaatgtgggattgtctcacaacttacaccTTCTAGTACTCCACAATGGGATAGAGTTTCTGAAAGGAGAAATCAAACACTGTTAGACATGGTTCAATGAATGATTAGTCATGTTGATCTTCCTACTTCTTTTTGGGGCATACACTTGAAATAAttgctttcacactaaatcgtggtccatctaaatcaattcaaaggACATTATAGGAGATGCGGTCTAGGAAGTGTCCTAGTATGTCTTTCATGAATATTTGGGATTGTGAAGCTTATATTAAACTTTAGACGTCtgctaagcttgaacccaaagcTTAAAAGTACATCTTTGTGGGATATCCTTAGGAAactaaaggatattatttcttcaaTCCTATTGGGAACAAAGTGTTTGTTGCTCGAAAAAGAGTCTTCATTGAAAGATAGTTTGTCACTAAGAAAGGAAATGGTAGAAGAATAGAACTCAGAGAAATTTGAGAACAAAAACCAAAGATCGAACAACAACAGGTTCCACCAATTGTTGCAGCACAATCGACCGTTTTGGAAACACAACTACCGCAAAGATTTTTAAGAGAACCCCATGTACctaagagatatggatttctcattacaacacaTGGTGATGTTCTACTTATGGATCAAGATAAGGATAGaacttatcaagaagcggtggCAAGCCTAGATtctgagaaatggcttgaggccatgagGTCTGCGATGGATTGCATGTCAAAAAACCAAGTGTGAGTCTTGGTTGACTCACCTGAAGGGGTTAAACCCATATGGTGCAAGCGAGTTTTCAAAAAGAGAATTGACATGGATGgtaatatacaaacatacaatgggggattagtcgctaaaggttttcaACAAGTTCATGGTGTCGACTATAACAACACCTTTTCTCCTgttgctatgtttaaatccacTCTAGATCTTACCTGCAATAGTTGCATCTCATGATTATGAAATTTGACAGATGGACATCAAAATAACTTTCCTTATGGGAAACtggaagaggatgtgtacatgacacaacctgaaggttttgttgCTCCAAAATATTCTGGTAAgatatgtaagctacaaagatccatttatagATTAAAGCAACCTTCTCGAAGTTGGAAGTTTTGTTTTAGTTATGCGATGAAAGAGAttagttttatcaaaaatgaagatgagtcttgtgtttacaagaaaattaGTGGGAGGACTATAGTATTATTGGTACTGTATGTAGATGACATACTTATAATAAGAAATAACATACCTAACCTACAGACtgttaagacttggttaggaagttcaTTTATTATGAAGGACTTAGGCGAGGCTACATACATATTAGGAGTCAAAATCTGTAGAGATAGATCAAGGCGACtcctaggtctaagccaaagtacatacatagataaagtactaAAATGGTTtagtatggaagaatctaagaaaggattcctacctatgagacatgttATTCACTCTCAAAGGAAATGTACCCTTCAACTTCACAAGAGAGAGAACGTATGAATAAGATTCCATATGCTTCAggtattggatctatcatgtatgccatgctATGTACTCATCCAAATGTATCGTATACTTTAAACATGACAAGTCAGTAACAAGTAGATCCTAGTTAAGGTCATTAGATCACAGTTaaaaatatccttaagtacttgagaaggaCTAAGGATACATTCCTTATATATAGAGGTGAGGAAGAgctaagtgtaaaaggttacattGATGCTAGTTTCCAAACTGACAAGGATGATTCATGATCGCAATCgagttttttgtttttccttatgGTTGTATTGTAAGCTAGAAAAGTTCAAAGGAAGATACAATAGCTGATTTTACAACTGAGGCCGAGTATATTGCAACTAGTGAGGCTAAAAAAGAGGTTGTTTGGATTAAGAAGTTCATATCTAAACTAGGGGTTATGCCTAGCATACCAGATGCTATAAAACATCGTTGTGACAACAACGATGCTATTGCACAAGCAAAGGAACCCAGATTTCACTAGTGATCTAAACATATACTTAGGTGCTTTCATCTCATTCAAGAAATAATTGATTGAGAAGATGTGAAAATATGCAGTGTACCAACAGATGACAACATCACTGATCCACTGACGAAGCCTCTGATACAGCAGAAGCATGATCATCGTACTAAGTTACTCAGTATTAGATATATGATTGATTGGtattagtgctagtgggagattgttagagtatgcccaaggACCAATCCTGATATTATTGTAAtaacatactcattttaccttttttattaatataaggcattgccattattattttagtttctttttctgtgtatataaactgaattgtaataaagtcctaagaaaatatgattattcttaaaaggtccttagtcaagtattatggTGGGCTtgaacaacaataatgcattgagactaatgtgtaattgattgatgacaaagagttgtcattgacatagggatgtcaaaatcaatacatgagtaagTGTTAGAAAACAACATATTGGGCTGACCCGCTATAAGTATCTTTGTTGGGTTTTTTTGTAACAGTCACAAAATTACttatagtgataactatgtatatgatccttaaacttgagatcatcatcgTCCCAACActgtgagtcgtatattttgatatagtcaaaatGTCTACCGtaacaggttgtactataaagactgatgctAGATATACCACAATtcatgtagtgggatatggttgatcaagataggatctATCCTTTCTACATAATCGGAGCAATATCTTAGAcctcttgatggagtgagactagaaatgcatggccatgttCGAATAAGTTGAAATGGGATATCAAACTTATTTGTTTATTCTAGTGCTTAGAAAATCAAGAGATATGAGATTGGtttatacaagtgtgactattccatgacttgtgtccaatctagatattaagcatataatacatgaaaaagattatcacaaaaaGGTTACGTAGAATCACGACTTCTTCTAACCTAGGTGGCAATGATGCAACTCATTGATTGTAAtgttagaaatgttctagtattaccaCCAACATTACAAGAGTCTACAGGGTCACAttctatagttgaaatgaacaaaatccaaataaatttggtatattgtatttatattgtatttagttgtcacatgaattgaattaattgttgaattaatttaatttgatagttaaatattaaaaacattatatgtacacaaatagagaacatataaataattaatatatgaattttattcatactaaatattaattgtatatattttaccgaatttattaatataaacaaatatgttaattaatttcagtcaaaatataaaagacatggaaattaatattcttttggaaagaatataattaatatatgaatttgattcatagaAAATATTAAGGCTTAAACAACAAAATGGTACCTAAATTATAATAGTTTTCCCAagttggtacctaaacttttttttttgtcagaACTTGTACCGAAACTATTATACCGTTACCCATTTTACCCCAACTGTTAGTCCCGTTAGAAAACAAATTTCAACCAATCACAACTTGTCACATAGATCTCTATTTATTTTacccattttcttatgttttCTTCTCATCAAAGATTTTTTACTAGATTTTCTCACATTTTCTCTTCAACTAAACACCCCAAAAAATTTGTTTACTTCCTTGTACAAAGCTTCAaccattttatcattttcaaGTTTCAACTTCTTTTACCATATTCAAGAAGTAAGTATGCCATCTAGTTGCAGccatgagatttttttttatgtgtAATATGAAGGAAACTAAACTGAAAAAGTGGGTAATAGGAAGTTACTTAGGTTAGGTgagaaaaaaagagaataatCGGAACTGAAACTTTCTTGGGTAGTAGCAGTAGAACTTTATTCATTGTCTTGCTCCGCTTCCACCATAatatttttcttcctcctctctCTAACTCACTCAAAATCAAACTCCCATGGAGTTACAACCACGAATCTCCACTCCAAATCCTTCTCTGGTTTGCTCTTATTTTATATTCTACTTATTGTGTGTTTGATTACTTTAGTGTTCAGGAtattattaaattagattttttttttgaattctcCTCATCGACCTTGTAACCTCTATTGTTATTTATACTTGATGTATGTGAGAATGGTCAACCCATTTCTGGACTAATTCTACTTTAATTCTGTGGCTTTATAGGAGAATTCTAACAGTTTCATTTGATAAAGTCCTCGCTTTTTACGATTTGTTTCAGATTTtggttttaatatatttaaaagaagaagaagaagaaatgttaTTTAGGTTTCCCCATTGATTATTTTGTACAATGAAGCTTGAAAATGGTAAAAGCAGATGAAGATGGAAGAAGCTTTGTAAAAGGAAGTAAACAATTTTTTTTGGGTGTTTGGTTGatgagaaaatataaaaaaaaaagtcttgtaaaatttgtttgatgagaagaaaatataagaaaatggGTAAAATAAATAGAGATCTACGTGGCAAGTTATGATTGGCTAAATTTTTTTCTAACGGGATTAACAATTGGGATAATCTGGCTAACCGTTtaatagtttaggtaccaatttgggAAAACTACTATAATTTAAGTACTATTTTGTTGTTTaagcaaaatattaattgtatatattttaccaaatttattaagataaacaattatattaattaatttcggtcaaaatataaaatacattgaaattaattatcttttggaaagaatataattctttttttgtaacttttcatttgTCTTCTATATTAATAAGGGAATACtcatttatttttttggaaagaatataattcctTTTTCTAACTTTTCGTTTGCCTTCTCTATTAATAAAGGAataatcttgatttttctttttaatatgtgatatcaaagagGATAAAAGGATGATAATCCCTTAGTGTGTCAAGGTtaccaacttaataatttaaaagttctaACAACAATTTTTAATTCTCTCTGAAATGTTCAAGAGAAAGCAGTTGTTCATTTTTTATGGGTAGACTATGTAAAGGCCAGGACGTTTTTATTGTGGCTTGGAATCAACATCGAATCATCAACATCCTTTCAATGCTTCTAGTAAAGAAGGTATATTTTCAACCTTATTTCAACCCGATTTGTTCCTCCTACATGGATCCTTGGCTATAGATCATCGAAATATTTTTTCCATTGCGCCACAGGGCATACCGGTGGTCCCAATAGCCCCCATATTAATAAAAGCATTGTTCCTCTATCCTGCGATGTAACATCTGAAACCCGGCCTGGATGTTAcggccgaatctagcgatgtcacattgaagtgtttttagCAAAGCTAGATGTCATTTGAGAAAACCATTCTCTATTTAAACTCTTTGTGTGATCTTAATATGAATTAGAAAAGTGTCGTTCATATCAAATCTTGCGTCCCAATCAAAAggtatttgattaaaaataattattcatttccaaaatcattttattacggaagctttttaaaacagttgaGTACTTGCGTTTcctttgtaaaaacattgttgcttttgaaaactctaattTTCCTATCACTAGCAgatataatcaaataaataaaaccccaatttaaaagttaaaaaatttaaagaggccttattagataaataaatacccaatttgaaatttaatagtaAATAAAAGTCAAATATAAAGCAGGAGCGGCCACCTCTGaatccctcgcagcaccgatccgtctaaggctggggatttCTTGTACAGAtaaacagaggggtgagtttacgaaaactcagtgtgtaatcccctaataaacagacagtcaaacatacagtgaACAaatacaatctgggcctaagcccataccAGTAACAGtggcaatatcagtttgggctttagcccatctcaatatagAATAGTCATGTgtctgggccttggcccaattCAGTAATAGTAAACAGTGCAGTATCAGTAaacagtatgcaagtcctacccatccagcctctactcaccatctccatccaaccctacactccatgtggggatataatcaacccacccatccctacactccagaattagCACTGGTTGTGgtactaaacagtatttgcattagagctgccagtataataagcttaaagccatcagtgatttgcagcaAAGCTGGCAGtgcagtacacttcctccaatcatataaaaacccacCCCACGCAATGCATCAGGCCACATGTCATGTTAtaacataatattatacatgtactcAACACAGTTACAATAGCATGCTAAAACATCAACATATATCACATAGGAGCAATACAGTCAATTTACcatgtaggggcattttagtcattttatccattagggggtctaggtacacttaccgacccaacagtaggtcacagtcgtctcgggcgacccgtgcaaccttaacagtccaacagtgaaaatgggcccaaggcccataatgcggcccttgtgggccacacaggcaacctacaaggcccaaaaatggccttggccatgtgaactacacagcctggcccaatattctccacacatCTGTGTGATTTACTTGTGTGGGGCCCACAAGTGCgtagggcccacacggcccatttcggccccacatggcccaaaatgacctatgcccatgagatcgctcatggcggcctctacgatcaaacgccCACGTTTATGCATTCAGTTTACCATAGGAGTGAGCGCACGCTCGTGTAGTGTCAACGATCACCTAATCTGGCTTTTGCCAATTTACGATAATGGCAGTGTGATTAGACACTTGTTCGTGAAAGTGCGCGCAACCCACGAACACCGAAACCTAGATTCGATCAAACTACTCCATTAATTAACTGATAATAGAGTTAACGGCTCTTTTCAATACTTATTAAATAGGGTGGATTATCACTTGCCTTAATCACTGATTTAGGCTTTCACCCTTCAATCGTTGCAGGAAACTAACTATAGGCCCTTAGAGATCACCTGCATTTCACCCAAACCTATCAGCCTTAATCATATTACCTGCACACATGAATTGA contains:
- the LOC107960928 gene encoding uncharacterized protein; the protein is MVEGTPVGTHVLKMIDYIESLEKLGFPLCVELATDVILQSLPDSFSQIFLNFNMNKINKTLPQLLNMLQNAESNMKKVRPKPILMVRMDKRKGKAKPKDNAKSKPNK